The Streptococcus suis DNA window CTCGTGACTTTGATACAAACAAATCTATCCTTGATTGGCTCCGTCAATTTGCCAGCAAGGAAGAAGATGACAATACCTTCTTGCGCGGTTTCTTGGGACGTATGCTCTTCTCAGGAGATGAGGTTAACAAACCTGTAAACGTCTTGTCAGGGGGCGAAAAAGTGCGTGTGATGTTGTCAAAACTCATGCTCCTTAAATCAAACGTATTGGTCTTAGATGATCCAACCAACCACTTAGACTTGGAGTCAATTTCTAGTCTGAACGATGGTTTGAAAGCTTTTAAAGAATCCATCATCTTTGCCAGCCATGACCACGAATTTATTCAAACTTTAGCAAACCATATCATCGTCATTTCTAAAAATGGCGTGATTGACCGAATCGACGAAACTTATGATGAATTTTTGGAAAATGCTGAAGTACAAGCTAAAGTACAAGAACTTTGGAAAGCATAATAAAAAGAGGCTGGGCAGAAAGTCCAGCCTCGCTTCTCAGAGTTCGTGTCAACATCTCAGCGCAGTGGTTGATTGGCTTTAACAGTCTGGGAGACTGTTAAAGGTAGGAGATAAGATTTGCACAGCAAATCTCAGCAGTTCGTGTTTCACACTCCAAATCTGACCACTAAGGCTGATGCGAACGAGTTCGCTTCATTTCCAACCTCCAACAGTCACTACTCTGACTGTTGGAGCTGTGCAGGGGTGGGAGTTTAAAAGGTCTGGGAGACCTTTTAAAGTTGGAGATATAAGCTGACAGCAGTCAGCTCACATAAATTGAAGTTTGGGGATAGACTGTTTCAGCTCAACAACTTAAAGCGAAAAATTGTTGACGAACTCTTTTTAGACTGGTCGAGTTCTTTCCCACTCCCTTTTGTTTTAAATCTATGAAAAAAATATTTACAAAAACATCCATTTATTACCTCTTATCTTTCCTTATCCCGCTAACTATTATTTCTATTGTCTTGGCATTTCAAGGAATCTGGTGGGGAAGTGACACAACTATATTAGCAAGTGATGGCTTCCATCAGTATGTTATATTTAATCAAACATTGCGAAATGCTTTACATGGAGATGGCTCAATATTTTACACATTTACTAGCGGTTTGGGCCTGAATTTCTACGCATTGTCTTCGTATTATTTAGGTTCTTTCCTATCTCCCATCGTTTTTTTCTTCAATTTACAGTCTATGCCAGATGCCCTCTATCTTGTCACTATTGTCAAGTTTGGATTGATAGGGTTGTCAACTTTTGTCAGTTTAAAAGGCATTCACCAATATTTAAAAGAAGAGTGGGCATTGCTACTTTCTACTAGTCTTTCCCTAATGAGTTTCAGTACTAGTCAATTAGAAATTAATAACTGGCTGGACGTTTTTATTCTTCTTCCAATCATTCTTCTTGGTTTACATCGATTATTAACGGGAAAAGGACAAATCATTTATTATGTAGCTCTGACATGCTTATTTGTACAAAACTATTACTTTGGTTACATGACCGCTATTTTTCTAATCATTTGGACACTCGTACAATTGTCTCGGTTAAAGGGGCAGAAATTGAAAAGATTTGTAAACTTTACACTGGTGTCAATCTTATCTGCATTGAGTAGCTTGTTCATGTTGTTGCCAACCTATCTTGATTTGAAAACTCACGGCGAGACATTTACAAACATTGTCAACCTAAAAACAGAAGATTCTTGGTATCTTGACTTCTTTGCCAAAAACTTAGTAGGTAGTTTTGACACGACAAAATTTGGATCCATTCCTATGATTTCTGTTGGTTTAGTCCCATTGATTCTAGCTTTGCTATTCTTCACATTAAAAAGTATCAAACCAATTGTAAAGCTATCTTACAGCCTATTCTTTACACTCATTATTTCAAGTTTTTATTTACAGCCACTAAATCTTTTTTGGCAAGGAATGCATGCTCCGAATATGTTTTTATATCGCTATGCATGGGTTCTTTCAATAGGTATCATCTACCTAGCTGCTGAAACTGTTGTACGTTTGGATCAAATTAACTTAAAACACTTCACATTAGTTATTTCATTTTTATTTATTGGATTTTTATCCACTTACTTTTTCAAAAATCATTACGACTTTCTCGTGGATGTCAACTTCTTATTGACACTAGAATTTTTGATTGCATACTTTATTATTTTTATTGCTATCCTAGGCTACAAGTCATCCTACAAATGGATAACTTCCACCATAGTAATATTTAGTCTCTTAGAAGTCGGAATTCATACTTATTACCAAGTGCAAGGCTTATCGGACGAGTGGCATTTTCCTAGTCGTTCTAACTATGAAGAAAAGTTGTCAGAAATTGACAGTCTTGTAAAGTCTACAGCAGAGAGCAATGATTCGTTTTATCGAATGGAGCGTCTCTTGCCTCAAACAGGTAATGATAGTATGAAATTCAATTATAATGGTGTTTCTCAATTTTCTTCCATAAGGAACAGAGCATCTAGCTCAGCATTAGATAAACTTGGTTTTCGATCTGATGGTACCAATCTGAACCTTCGATACCAAAATAATACTATTATAGCTGATAGTCTATTTGGAATAAAGTACAACTTAGCAACCAGCAATCCCAATAAGTATGGTTTTTCGTTAAGCCAGAGTCTTGATACAATTAGTCTCTACGAAAATTCTTTTAGTCAAGGGTTAGCTATTCTAACGGATGGAGTTTACAAAGATGTCAAGTTTACGAATTTAACTCTTGACAACCAAACAAACTTCCTAAATCAATTGACTGGGTTATCACAGAAATATTATTATTCACTTAAAGACATTGAATCACAAAATACAGTTGAATTAGGCAATCGAATGACTGTCAATAAAGTTGAAACTGAGGATGCTGCAAAAGCTACTTTCACTGTTACAATTCCTGCAAATAGTCAGGTATATTTAAATTTACCAAATATTACTTTCTCAAATGAGAATCAAAAAAGAATTATTATCACTGTCAACAATCAGTCAAGTGAGTTTACAATTGATAATGCTTTTTCCTTTTTCAATATTGGAAATTTCTCTACCGATACTGTGGCTCAGATAGAAGTCTATTTTCCTGAGAATAACCAAGTATCATTTGATTTGCCACAATTTTATCGATTGGATTTACTAGCTTTCCAACAAGCAGTATCTATACTCCAAGAAAAAAACATTGATACACGCGCAGATGGTAATAGCGTCACAGTAAATTTTGAAACAAGTAAAGAAGCTTCTATCCTATTAACCCTTCCTTTTGATAAGGGATGGAGTGCAACCATTGATGGCAAGCCAGTAGATATTCAAAAGGCTCAAAATGGTTTTATGAAAGTAAATGTAGAACCTGGTCAAACAAAACTCGTTTTAACCTTTATTCCACAAGGTTTTTATGTCGGTTTACTGATTTCTTTTGGGGCTATTTTCGTATTTTGTACTTATCAGTTTCTTCGATTTTATTATCTTAAAAACCGAGAAAAATAATACTTCTCGGTTTTTCTATTTAAGAAAACAAAAAAACCTTGATTTCTCAAGGTTTCCTACACGTTCATACTCCGCCAACAGGGCTCGAACCTGTGACATCATGATTAACAGTCATGCGCTCTACCGACTGAGCTATGGCGGAAAAAATAGTCCGTACGGGATTCGAACCCGTGTTACCGCCGTGAAAAGGCGGTGTCTTAACCCCTTGACCAACGGACCATTTATTCTACAGAACAATATTTAGTATAATATAGCTCCAATCGTTTGTCAATATATTTTTACTATTTTTATCAACTTGACAGACTGAACCCTTTAATGTAAAATAAAATGGTTACTAGCGGTTCCATAGCTCAGCTGGATAGAGCATTCGCCTTCTAAGCGAACGGTCGCAGGTTCGAATCCTGCTGGAATCATTTTATCCCATCAGATTAGGTGGGATTTTTTTCTTGCCATAATTTGTAAGTTACATACATCATAGGAAATATAACCCCAACCAAAGCATATTCAAGAAACATTCTGGACAAGATTGTAGCACAAATAACCCCAAGCATAAAGCCAATTATGGTTATAAATATATTTCGCCCTATCTTTATCAACTCCTTATTTTTTTCCATTATTCCTCTGAACCAAATAAAGGCTGCATTTTTGACATTACCAGTCATCATTACATTTGCATATGGAACACCCCTTAAAGTTCTAAATGTTTCAACTTGTATAGAAGCTACAAAAGCTAAGATAGCCATGGTATAAAATGAAGACATAACCGGTGTCAGTATAACAGCAATTAATACAAAACATAACATAATGACACTGCTACCTAAATGCCAGGGATAGTGTCTTTTTAGAAAGTAATTTTTCACCAAGTAGGTAAAAAATTGCCCACATACAAAGAAGACAATAGGAATTAGAAAATGGATGGTATTTGTAAAATTCCCTTGTCCCAATTGATTAGCTAAAAGAATAACATTTCCTGATTGAACACCTGCAAAGCGACCACCTTGAGTTAAATATGTAAAAGCATTTAGATAACCACTTATAAAAGTTAAACAACTTGCGATACGAAGTCCTTCAAAAACTCTATATTTCCTCACTCTTTGTCTCCCATGTTTCACATGAAACTATTTATGGTAAGGACTTCCCTGCTGAATCATAAAAGCCCTATAAATTTGCTCTATCAATACTAATCGCATTAATTGGTGTGGTAGGGTCAATTTTCCAAAACTCATCAATAAATTTGCCCTGTTCTTAACAACAGAATCTAATCCCAAACTTCCACCAATAACAAATGTAATATCTGAATAGCCACTAGTTGTAATAGTATCTAATTTTTTACTAAATTCCTCTGAAGGGAATTGAGTTCCTTCAATCGCCAATACAATAACAAATTCTCGATCAGAGATTTTTGACATAATGCGATCAGACTCTTTTTTCAGAATTTGTTCAATCGCTGCCTGACTAGCATTGTCTGGTGTTTTTTCATCCTGTAGTTCTATGAATTCAAGCTTCGCAAACCTTCCCAACCTCTTTGCATATTCGCTTATACCATCTTTTAAATATTTTTCTTTCAGTTTACCAACGGTTATCAATTTTATTTTCATAAAAATATTGTAACATATCCACAGGCTATTCTCAGTAGTTGATTATAAAAAATTCTCTATAAATCTGTAGTTATTCACATACTAGTAAAAGTTATCCACAGCTTGTGGATTGATTTTTGAAAACTTTAAGTTATAATTAAGAAAGTAATTGTAATCTTAAAGCGAAATTGGAAAACTAGGAGGAATCTTTTAATGAAAAAATTATTGAAATTTGTTATTTTGTTTGTTGTTGGATTTTTAGGAGGAATTGGTGGGTATTACTTTGCTTCATCAACTCTGACTCAAGGAAATTCTACTTCAAATCAAGCAAATACAACCAGTGTGAGCAATGTTCAATATACCAACGATACTTCCACCACTCAAGCTGTGGAAAAAGTTCAAGATGCTGTTGTCTCCGTTATCAATTATCAAACTCAATCATCGAATAGCCTCAGTTCTATTTTTGGCAACATTGAAAGTTCAGATGAGCTAGCTGTTGCTGGAGAAGGTTCAGGTGTTATTTATAAAAAAGATGGTGATACAGCATATATTGTTACAAACAACCACGTAATTTCAGGTGCTGAAAAAATCGATATACTTTTGGCTTCTGGAGAAAAGCTTAGCGGAGAACTCGTAGGTGCAGATACTTATTCAGACATTGCTGTTATCAAAATTGCTGCAGATAAAGTGACCACTATTGCTGAATTTGCTAATTCAGACACAATTAAAGTTGG harbors:
- a CDS encoding copper ABC transporter permease — protein: MKKIFTKTSIYYLLSFLIPLTIISIVLAFQGIWWGSDTTILASDGFHQYVIFNQTLRNALHGDGSIFYTFTSGLGLNFYALSSYYLGSFLSPIVFFFNLQSMPDALYLVTIVKFGLIGLSTFVSLKGIHQYLKEEWALLLSTSLSLMSFSTSQLEINNWLDVFILLPIILLGLHRLLTGKGQIIYYVALTCLFVQNYYFGYMTAIFLIIWTLVQLSRLKGQKLKRFVNFTLVSILSALSSLFMLLPTYLDLKTHGETFTNIVNLKTEDSWYLDFFAKNLVGSFDTTKFGSIPMISVGLVPLILALLFFTLKSIKPIVKLSYSLFFTLIISSFYLQPLNLFWQGMHAPNMFLYRYAWVLSIGIIYLAAETVVRLDQINLKHFTLVISFLFIGFLSTYFFKNHYDFLVDVNFLLTLEFLIAYFIIFIAILGYKSSYKWITSTIVIFSLLEVGIHTYYQVQGLSDEWHFPSRSNYEEKLSEIDSLVKSTAESNDSFYRMERLLPQTGNDSMKFNYNGVSQFSSIRNRASSSALDKLGFRSDGTNLNLRYQNNTIIADSLFGIKYNLATSNPNKYGFSLSQSLDTISLYENSFSQGLAILTDGVYKDVKFTNLTLDNQTNFLNQLTGLSQKYYYSLKDIESQNTVELGNRMTVNKVETEDAAKATFTVTIPANSQVYLNLPNITFSNENQKRIIITVNNQSSEFTIDNAFSFFNIGNFSTDTVAQIEVYFPENNQVSFDLPQFYRLDLLAFQQAVSILQEKNIDTRADGNSVTVNFETSKEASILLTLPFDKGWSATIDGKPVDIQKAQNGFMKVNVEPGQTKLVLTFIPQGFYVGLLISFGAIFVFCTYQFLRFYYLKNREK
- a CDS encoding DUF1275 domain-containing protein, coding for MKHGRQRVRKYRVFEGLRIASCLTFISGYLNAFTYLTQGGRFAGVQSGNVILLANQLGQGNFTNTIHFLIPIVFFVCGQFFTYLVKNYFLKRHYPWHLGSSVIMLCFVLIAVILTPVMSSFYTMAILAFVASIQVETFRTLRGVPYANVMMTGNVKNAAFIWFRGIMEKNKELIKIGRNIFITIIGFMLGVICATILSRMFLEYALVGVIFPMMYVTYKLWQEKNPT
- the rlmH gene encoding 23S rRNA (pseudouridine(1915)-N(3))-methyltransferase RlmH, which produces MKIKLITVGKLKEKYLKDGISEYAKRLGRFAKLEFIELQDEKTPDNASQAAIEQILKKESDRIMSKISDREFVIVLAIEGTQFPSEEFSKKLDTITTSGYSDITFVIGGSLGLDSVVKNRANLLMSFGKLTLPHQLMRLVLIEQIYRAFMIQQGSPYHK